The DNA region TGCTGGCGGCCGGTTCCATCGGTCTCGGCGCGCTCACGCTCGCGCGGCGGACGCTCGACACCGTCGGCAACGACCTCACCGACCTCCCGCTGGCGGCGGCGCTGGTCGTCGCGACGGTGAGCGCGAGTCTCGTGACCGTGCTGTCGGCGCTCGGCGTCCCGGCGAGTTTCGTCGTCATCGCCACGATGAGCATCGTCGGTCTCGGCTGGGGCCGCGCGACCCGCGCCGAGGGAACGACGCTTCCGGGTACCGCCGCCGGGGGTGTCGGCGCGCCCGCGGCGACCGGTTCAACGGAGACGTCCGCGCACTCGGCGGCCGCGACCGGGTTCGGCACCGCCGGCGAACTGACCGAGGAACCGCCGCTCGCGCCGACGGAGACGGCCGCGACGGCGGAACTGTATCGTCCGGCGACGACGGCTCGAATCGTCGTCCTGCAGAATCTCGTTCCGGCGTTCGCCACCGTCGCCGCCTACGCCGTCTTCCGGTTCGTCCCGTTCGTCTGAGCTGTCGCCGATTCCGGACGGTCCGCGACACGACCGAAGCCGTGGCCGAGCACGCCGGTATCTGCGCTCGGACGGACGGCCGAACGGGGGCCAACCGCCCGGCTGAAGTGGAATCGACCGCCCGGCTGAATGCGGGTGGCTTAACATCGGGACCGTTCTACGGCTGTCACGTGGTAGACGCTCTGTTGGTCGTCGGTCTTCTGGTCGCCGTCTTCGTCGGGTTCAACATCGGCGGCTCTTCCACCGGCGTCGCGTTCGGTCCCGCCGTCGGCAGCGGTGTCGTGAGCAAACTCGCCGCCGCGGCGCTGATGAGCGGCTTCGCACTCCTCGGCGGCTGGACCGCCGGCCGCGAGGTGATCAAGACGATGGGCGGCGAAATCGTCCCGCAGAGCCAGTTCACCCTCGCCGCCAGCGTCGCCGTGCTGCTGTTCGTCGGCCTCGCGCTCCTCGTGTCGAACACGTTCGGCGTTCCGGCCTCCACGTCGATGACGGCGGTCGGCGCAATCGCCGGACTCGGCGTCGCCACGGGGACGCTCAACGAGAGTGCGATGCTCGAAATCGTCTCGTGGTGGATCGTCGCGCCCATCCTCGCCTTCTGGGTCTGCGCGGTCGTCGGTCGGTACGTGTACCCGTACCTCGACGCGCGCTTCGCCATCGACCGAACCGAGGGGCCGCTCTTGGCGTTCGACCCCTTGCCGCGCCTCGGCGAGGGGACGACGCGACAGGAGTTTGGCGGGACGGTGTTGGTCGTCGTCATCGCCTGCTACATGGCGTTCTCGGCGGGGGCGTCGAACGTCGCCAACGCCGTCGCGCCGTTGGTCGGCAACGGCGCGGTGTCGCTCGAAGGTGGTATCCTGGTGGCGGCGGGAGCCATCGGCCTCGGCGCGTTCACCATCGCGCGGCGGACGCTCGACACCGTCGGCAACGACCTCACCGACCTCCCGATTCTCGCGGCGCTCGTCGTCGAAGTCGTCAGCGCGACGCTCATCGCGGTGTTGTCAGCGTTGGGTATCCCGGCGAGTCTCGCGGTCAGCGCGACGATGAGCATCGTCGGTCTCGGCTGGGGTCGGGCGACGCGGACGGTGACGCTCGGACAGGCCGTCCGCGGTGAGGGACCGAACGTCTCGGTGAACGCGCTCGCGGCCGAGCGACGAGAGACGGTCCCCCGCGTCGGCGACGCGGACGACGAACTCACGGCGAACGACCTGTTCGACCCGGGGACGACGGGTCGCGTCATCTTCTTCTGGATTCTCACTCCCTCGCTGTCGGCGCTTGCGTCGTTTCTGCTCTTCCGGTTCGTGCCGCTGTGAACGCCGAGACGGACTGACGCGTCGTTTCCGTGGCTCGAACCACCCACGCTCCGGGTCTGAACAGCAAAGTCTAATGGTATGGGTGCCGAACCACCGGGTGATGCCCACGGTAGAATACCTTAACTACGAAGTACTGGACGACCAAGGCTGGGAAATGGACGACGACGACCTCTTCGACAACGCGGCCGACGCTGGCCTCGACGAAGAAGACTACGGGTCGCTCGACGTCAACGAGGGCGAGTATATCCTCGAAGCCGCCGAGGCACAGGGCTACGACTGGCCGTTCTCGTGCCGTGCAGGCGCGTGTGCGAACTGTGCCGCGATCCTGTACGAGGGCGAAATCGAGATGGACATGCAGCAGATTCTCTCCGACGAGGAAGTCGACGACAAAAACGTCCGTCTCACCTGCATCGGTTCACCCGCGGCCGACGAGGTGCGCATCGTCTACAACGCGAAGCACCTCGACTACCTGCAGAACCGCGTCATCTGAGCGGCTCAGTTCTCTCCGGTTTTTTAGCGACTGCAACCGCCAGTAGCGTCGCTCCTGTTCCGCCGGTCTCACCGCTCACACCGGGGTGACTCCGCCGGTTACCTCACAATACTGAGCAGTTAATCTGAATTAAAATTCCAAACACAATCAAAGATATTCGCACATTACCAATATTCAACGATACCAAATAAATAAATGCGGGGCCGCCAGTCACTACTGTCGTAGTTTCACATGAACGTTTTCGCGAATCCACAGGTGGCACAGCTCGGCGGTGCCCACAGTCCGCTGATAGCCTTCGCCGTCGGACTCGTCTCGGTCATTCTGCTGTTGGTGTACTGGGACCTCCCGGCGTTCGTCGGCCTCGTCATCGCGACGCTCGTCGTCGGCATCGTCGCCCCGCAGGTGGCGTTCGCCGACGTTCCGGCGCAGGTCGCCGAATCGTTCGGCGAGGGGATGGCCGGCATCGGAATCCCGATCCTCATGGCGGCGGTCATCGGCAAGTCGATGATGGGAAGCGGTGCGGCCGAACGCATCGTTCGTGGCTTCACCTCGCTGACGGGCAGCGAGAACTCCGACTTCGCGCTCTGGGGGAGCAGTTCCTTCCTCGCCATCCCGGTGTTCTTCGACAACGTGTTCTACCTGATGGCACCGCTGGCGCGGTCGATGCGCGCCCGCGTCGGCAAGAACTACGCGCTCTACATCGTCGTCGTCGGCGCGGGCGCGGCGACGACGCACGTGTTCGTCCCGCCGACGCCCGGCCCGCTCGCCGTCGCGGAGGAACTTCCGAACGTCAATCTCGGCTGGACGATTGCCATCGGCCTCGCGGTCGCCGTCCCCTCGGCGTTCGTCGGTGGCATCGTCTACGGTCGATGGATAAACAAACGGATGGACATCCCGCTTCGTGACGCGATGGACACGACCGGCGACGAACTGACCGAACTCGCCGAGCGCTCGAACAGTCAGCTTCCGGGCGTCCTCGAGGCGTCGCTACCGATTCTTTTGGCCGTCGTCCTCGTCGCCTCCGACACCGCGGCGACGACGTTCCTCGGCGAGGACGCGCCGATTCGCTCCATCACCGGCTTCTTCGGCGACCCGAACTTCGCGCTGACGGCGGCAGCTATCGCCGCGGCGCTCACCTACCGTCGGATGCGCGCGCTCTCCGACGAGGCGTGGGGCGACGAGCTCACCGAGGCGCTGAAATCCGGTGGCAACATCGCGGCCATCACCGCCGCCGGCGGCGCGTTCGGTGCGATGCTCGCGGCCGCCGGCATCGGCGACTACATCACCAACATCCTCTCGGGGCTCGGCATCGGCGTGCTCGTCACCGCGTGGCTTATCGCCGCGACGGTCCGCATCGCGCAGGGCTCTGCGACCGTCGCGATGCTCACGACGGCGGGTATCATGGCCGGGTCCGGCGCGGTCGCCTCGCTGTCGGTCAACCCGGCGTACCTCGTGATGGCTATCGGCGCGGGCGGCAACATCTGCTCGTGGTACAACGACAGCGGCTTCTGGCTCGTCAAGGAGATCGGCGGCCTCACGCAGACGGAGACGCTGAAGACGTGGACGGCGTTGACGACCATCGTCTCGATCACCGGTCTGCTGACGGTGCTCCTACTGTCGACGTTCCTCCCGCTGACCTGAACTCGACGAGCGGTTCCGTTCCGCCGACGTAAGCTCGACTGACGGTTTTTCCTACTGACGCACTCGCCACGACCACAACACCTATTTTCCCTACCTGCAAGGGCGAATCGTGCTCGGTACGACACCGGACCTGCTGCGCCTGCTCGTCGTCCCCGTCTTCGCGTGGGCGGCGTGGCGGGACGTGGAGACACGACGCCTTCCGAACCGCATGTGGCCGCCGCTGGCGGCGCTCGGTATCCTCCTGCTCGCGTGGGAGCTAGTGGCGGCGTACCCGTTCGGTCCGCTGGACTCGCTGTTCCTCCTGCAGGTCGCGATTAGCGTCTTCTTCGTCGCGCCCATCGGCTACGCGTTCTGGTACATCGGCGGCTTCGGCGCGGCGGACGCGAAGGCGCTCATCGTCCTCGCGCTACTGTTTCCGACGTTTCCCTCCTACCGCGTCTCGGGCGTCGAACTCCCCCTCGTGGAGACGACGCTCGGCGTCTTCTCGTTCACTATCCTCACGAACGCCGTCCTCGTCGCCGTCGCGTACCCGCTCGCGCTCGCCCTGCGAAACCTCGCCGCG from Haloprofundus halobius includes:
- a CDS encoding inorganic phosphate transporter; this encodes MVDALLVVGLLVAVFVGFNIGGSSTGVAFGPAVGSGVVSKLAAAALMSGFALLGGWTAGREVIKTMGGEIVPQSQFTLAASVAVLLFVGLALLVSNTFGVPASTSMTAVGAIAGLGVATGTLNESAMLEIVSWWIVAPILAFWVCAVVGRYVYPYLDARFAIDRTEGPLLAFDPLPRLGEGTTRQEFGGTVLVVVIACYMAFSAGASNVANAVAPLVGNGAVSLEGGILVAAGAIGLGAFTIARRTLDTVGNDLTDLPILAALVVEVVSATLIAVLSALGIPASLAVSATMSIVGLGWGRATRTVTLGQAVRGEGPNVSVNALAAERRETVPRVGDADDELTANDLFDPGTTGRVIFFWILTPSLSALASFLLFRFVPL
- a CDS encoding GntP family permease, with the translated sequence MNVFANPQVAQLGGAHSPLIAFAVGLVSVILLLVYWDLPAFVGLVIATLVVGIVAPQVAFADVPAQVAESFGEGMAGIGIPILMAAVIGKSMMGSGAAERIVRGFTSLTGSENSDFALWGSSSFLAIPVFFDNVFYLMAPLARSMRARVGKNYALYIVVVGAGAATTHVFVPPTPGPLAVAEELPNVNLGWTIAIGLAVAVPSAFVGGIVYGRWINKRMDIPLRDAMDTTGDELTELAERSNSQLPGVLEASLPILLAVVLVASDTAATTFLGEDAPIRSITGFFGDPNFALTAAAIAAALTYRRMRALSDEAWGDELTEALKSGGNIAAITAAGGAFGAMLAAAGIGDYITNILSGLGIGVLVTAWLIAATVRIAQGSATVAMLTTAGIMAGSGAVASLSVNPAYLVMAIGAGGNICSWYNDSGFWLVKEIGGLTQTETLKTWTALTTIVSITGLLTVLLLSTFLPLT
- the fer gene encoding ferredoxin Fer, which gives rise to MPTVEYLNYEVLDDQGWEMDDDDLFDNAADAGLDEEDYGSLDVNEGEYILEAAEAQGYDWPFSCRAGACANCAAILYEGEIEMDMQQILSDEEVDDKNVRLTCIGSPAADEVRIVYNAKHLDYLQNRVI